Genomic segment of Euleptes europaea isolate rEulEur1 chromosome 6, rEulEur1.hap1, whole genome shotgun sequence:
CTGGTACTCTGCTAATCTGCTGGTAATTTGGTCCAATTTATTGTATATCTTCTGTATAGTTTCAGCAATTAACAAGGTTTGCGACGCTAAAATCTGGAGAATGAGTCATCAATTTAGCCTCTGTGTTTTGCTATGTCCGGAGAAGAAACATGGCTCAAGTCCATGATTGAATTTTGCCTCCCCTGTTCTTGCTGATCATGCTGCAAAGCTTCAAATATATTTGTAACAGGAAAAATATCAAAACATTCCTCCAATTTACATTGTTTACTTGGTTTCATTGAGGAATCCTCTTGGTCGAATGGTTATTGCCTCTTTTTGCCCATAATTTCTTGAAGCACTTACATATCTGGAAAGCAAAGTAGAGACCAGCTAATTAACACTTGAGATTCCTTATcttcttatctttctcttgccGAAGAAAAGAATAGTGAAATGGCAGCTAATTGGGAAGAATTCCTCAGAGAACACAACACACTTGTTTTCTTTCTGCATAaggttctctttctctcccagaaAACAAGCCAGAAAACCAAAAAGGATTAAAACAAATAGATAAGAAATAAAAACATGCCACTGACAATGCCCAGCACAGCTGGGCGCTGGAACCGGAACCCCCTGTAATAGCTGTAGGAGATGGGAAAATTGTTTGGAGTAGAGAtaatcagaggcagtaaaactctgaataccagtcctaggaggtaacatcagggtaAGTCTtttgcctctatgccctgctgttggccttCAGGaataactgattggccactgtgtgagtcagGATGCCGGACTAGAAGGATGACTAGTctgatttcttatgttcttatgttcagagtcACTCATTATTAAAAGTGACTTCATACTAAGAAAACTTACTTGTTCTCAGATTCTTCCTTGTAAATCATGACCagtttatgaaaaaaaaaaatcctgtgtgcTTTTGCAGAATTTGGTGGTGCAAACACTTAGCCTATAGGGAGTACCTCCTCACCCATGCTCCTACAAGCCAGCACAATACCTGTGTCTAATCGCTCACATCAACCCAAATAATGACCTTGAGGAGCTCTACAAAGTATAGATAATAGTGCACCCTACCCCAGATGTCCACCATCAGCATTTGGTAGCTAATATTATACTATATCTGAAAGGGAGGGTTGCCATTTAAGGAACTAACATATGGTAGACATATTAATGGATTTGTCAAactgtcttttaaactttcccaAGCCAGTGGCCACACATTCCATTGCTTAGATACTGTAGGTCTACCTGTGCCATGTTCCTCTGTTTTGCAGCTCTGAAGAGAACTATGAATACAATGTCTGAAGACAACATTACCACAGTGGTCAACATATTTGTGTTTGTAGATTTAACAAGCAACCCTAAACTCCAGATCATTCTCTTCCTGCTGTTCCTCCTTATTTATACAGCCACCTTGCTTGGAAATCTGGGAATGATTGCCTTAATAAGATCTAGTCCCCGACTTCACACACCGATGTACTTCTTTCTCAGTAACCTTTCTTTCCTGGATGTGTGCTTCTCATCTGTGGTTACCTCTAAGACATTGGTGAACTTTCTGGTAGAGAAATCCATATCTCTGACTGGATGTGTTATGCAAATGTACTTTGTAATAGGTTTGGCGAGCACAGAGTGCTTTCTACTTGCTGCCATGGCATATGACCGATATGTAGCTATTTGTAAACCACTGCTGTACCCAAGCCTCATGTCCCCTAGAATTTGTATTCTTTTGGTGATTGGGTCATATGTACTTGGGCTTTTGCATTCTCTTGTTCATACAGTTTTTACCTTCAGACTATCCTTCTGTGGATCCAATAAGATCAGTCATTTATATTGTGATATCAGTGCACTTTTATTACTCTCCTGTTCTGATACCTATGTCAATGAACTCCTGATTTTTTACGTTGCTGGCTCAGTGGAAACAATCACCATCTTGAGCGTCTTGGTTTCATACACATATATTTTGGTCAACATTATGAAGATCAGCTCAGCCGCAGGAAGGCTCAAATCCTTCTCTACATGCACCTCGCATCTGACTGCTGTCACCATCTTCCATGGGGCAATTCTCATTTTGCATTTCCGACCCAAGTCTAGCAATGGATCTCCCATCCAAGATGCAAGTGACAAAATTCTTGCTGTATTCTACACAATTGTAATCCCACTGCTGAACCCGTTGATTTACAGTCTGAGAAACAAGGAAGTGAAGGATGCCTGGAGTGCTATTCAGAGGAAGCTGTGTGTCAAAAATTATTAGTACCTGACAATTTTTAGTTGGATTAAATAACTATGTGAAAGGAAATTAGGATGTATCTATCAATAAACTACTCACATCTCAGTTCTGAAATGTGTATTGTTTCAGTTAAAATGGCAGGGATTTATATCTAGGAATTTATTTCCAGGTAGATATTATTCATTAAATTTTACTAATACTCTTGCCACTCTTCTGCAACATAGGTCTTGACTCTCTTAATTTTaattttgtgctgtcaagtcacagctgatttatggcgaccctgtaaggttttcaaggcaagagacattcagaggtggtttgcaattgcctgcctccatgtcagggCAGGGCCCTGGTATTatttggaggtcacccatccaaatactaaccaaggttgatcctgcttagcttctgagatctgatgagatcaggctagcctggggctatccaggtcaggctctTAGTTAATAGCAAACATTTATGAACAGTTTTGATAGGGATAAAACAGTTCAACATTGGTGTTgtcatttatttgttaaaattatCAATGTAAATTCTTCAGATAGCCTATGTGTCACAAGCTGAAAATGCTGGTCATGCTGGTCATAAACAAGTATCTAGATTGGAAATGCTAATCCCCAAATTATTTGAATACGTGCAAATATTGTTAGAAAATGCACAATACCTGCAACATCTGTTAAGGTTTCCATGTTGTGTCAACAATGGGAGTGCTCATCATAATGAATTCAAGTGAAAAcaagacccagtgtggtgtcacTGGGTGATCTCCTGCTCTGGATGCTCATAGTCCACTATCGCTTGACAGGAGCAGTgagaaact
This window contains:
- the LOC130479742 gene encoding olfactory receptor 1102-like, giving the protein MSEDNITTVVNIFVFVDLTSNPKLQIILFLLFLLIYTATLLGNLGMIALIRSSPRLHTPMYFFLSNLSFLDVCFSSVVTSKTLVNFLVEKSISLTGCVMQMYFVIGLASTECFLLAAMAYDRYVAICKPLLYPSLMSPRICILLVIGSYVLGLLHSLVHTVFTFRLSFCGSNKISHLYCDISALLLLSCSDTYVNELLIFYVAGSVETITILSVLVSYTYILVNIMKISSAAGRLKSFSTCTSHLTAVTIFHGAILILHFRPKSSNGSPIQDASDKILAVFYTIVIPLLNPLIYSLRNKEVKDAWKKALQSKLQTN